In Trichoplusia ni isolate ovarian cell line Hi5 chromosome 13, tn1, whole genome shotgun sequence, the genomic window TTATAATGtacgtaatttaataaataatgaaatgaataagTAAAAGAGAGACGGTAGGCCTTCTGCCCTAAAGTAACAATAATAGGAAAGTGTTTTACCAAGGATTtgtattgaatatttgttattcCATTGCCATTTATATACTATtgatttaattagaatttattttaattttattacaatttcatatgcacggtgatttttttgtcgtcttacaaagcagcccagttcatgtatccgacgtaaaatacccctaggcgcgataattatttttttattatcaactaagatagtaagtacgaagaaaaattaaacaagagaaatctgaaatatactcttaaaaatgattaaacaccgtcgcccgcgcccctcaccctTGTTACAAGggtcggaccgcgctcgcaacagaactgtgtttctaaaaagctacgaattgcatcataatattgaataaaaattgctttttaaatttattcaaatctcagaaaaacctattttttatcatgaacgtgttctagtcattggattgTACattaactgggctgcttttgtaagacgactaaaaaatcacggtgtatattgaatacaaaacaaagtaatataTAACATTGTTGTCATATCTAGATACACATTGTAGTAACATGAATTGTTACACATTAAACCGGAAGACGTATAAATATAGGTTACAAAATTGCATGCATAGAAGCCATAATGAGAATGttaagggtgcggtgaacgaatacttttccatacaaacgtaataccaaaatcattgtcgctacgaacatatcaccgacttaaagttatgttattcggatacagacggtatttatctaggttcctattaaacttttagtttaaaacattcactatttacgaaatgcgagcgaattgcatttcgtatatttcaacaccgctaacagcatgttttcaacttaatatttctgtacttaaaacattaatattcttaatatccttttaataggaacacagattatatagtcttgttgcaatttatcaaaaaaaaagtggacatataataagttttcattcataatttttggtattacggaacacaaccaaatttatcacaaatctggaaccatattatcgctgtcgcatgtctcaccaacgCCCGACacgctatgtttgtgtgcgtgtacgcactgctcgtggcatgcgctggcgttgggttcgacattataactattaggtagtttaccgatgtaaaagattgttttgttgtttatagttaaataaagtattcatttttgacgacgacgtaataagtgattattaaaattaatagttaaataaatttaataatttggatggggtagagcgagggcgagcacataggttttgtttactttttgtctgctttactctggtatagcgcgcctagattaatacctactctgtcaatgttaattggatttctcctttactttaaatttgagtgttataatgtatttgttgtaccatttgaatttgaaattatggtttcaagactaaatagtagagatgcgccgaatagtggtttcaccgaataaccgaatgccgaatactattcggtttaaagtttaccgaaccgaatattcggccgaactattcggttcaaaattttattgcctCGCCTCGTAAACAGGTTTCAACATGTCCTTACTTGCCGCCCGcaagattaaacatttaaaaaaatgttattttttaagttttaactgtttagtttcagaaataaatattactagcttttcgatTTTCTATTGCtagcgtcgaggtcggttatgtCGCGTTTCctagagaactcttcaaaagtccgggataaaaacctatgttctttctcaaggtcaactctatctctataccaaatttcattaaaatcagttcagtggtttagacgtgaaagcgtaacagacagacagagttactttcgcatttataatattatagttagggattattatcttgttctatggttgaaatattttgtttggaggtctaaaagtataatttatgattaaagacagattaaagcgtttttaaaattaaaataaatattgactagaaagttgtaagtaaaatgttgttgtttaagaaataaatatgtttatttttggttaaaaataaacactgagtttagagttaagtttttttgaatataacatttttttcatagtattccgtagacttataacagaataagttatatcttttagttctacatcgggtaatgtggcggaaaataaagaaccgaatatattcggcaccaaaccgaataattcggccgaatacgaatagtgtcaaaattgccgaatacgccgaataccgaatagttattcggcgcatctctactaaatagcaaaaatatatatttgtcaaggttttttgacactttcattcaatttgactacacggatagccgagcggttgaggtcatcccGCCTAAACCaatgggcgcgacgtgtcgcgggtttgatccccgtgtaggacaagcgtttgtgtgattcacgaatgcttgttctgaggctaggtgtctttgtgcatgtgaattgtatgtttgtgaaagccccgcaacacatggattaaattccttagtgcgggagtagctttttaacaaaaaagaaaggaaaaaaatctgttatatcTGTAAGTActttaagaagacgaagaactgattttaatgaaatttggcacagtacctactacgtagtacgtacctacaagcaaagtaaaattttaacaaagtaggtatgaaaaaaaaaacgttttaatacctactaatattccctactatacctaatattataaatgcgaaagtaactctgtctgtctggctgttacgccttcacgtctaaaccaccgaactgattttaatgaaatttggtacagagatagagttgaccttgagaaagaacataggatagtttttatcccggacttttgaagagttctctttcttggaaacgcgatataaccgacatcgacgcggacgaagctgcgggcgaaaagctagtaataaatatattttttattaactaactatttacttacgaaatattacctaacattaatgtatgtacaataaccattttttttattgaaaaatcttaattttttttggactacatttaaacgcgtttattttactcatgctattaatccttatcaaaattaattatttcatcactatgtacagttaatgtagataatatttggtctttgaataattaaaattggacgtttggttctgaagttatagcgaaattaaaatagtacgatttctgctgcacggcccgttatgatattgttgtggttataaacgagaaggcgctttatattagcaaaatttttgtattttctatcatatttaagctcataaatgttatctatacttctataggtcctaatatataaagctgaagagtttgtttgtttgtttgaacgcgctaatctcaggaactactggtccaaattgaaaaatatttattttatcatcacactgcgactaattattattaaatattaagaattaaattacagaaaaaataagttgaaaacatgctgttagcggtgttaaaatatgcgaaatgcaattcgctggcatttcgtaatagtgaacgttttaaactaaaagtttattaggaacctagataaattaaataccgtcttttggtattacgtctgtattgaaaagttttcgttcacgttttattttattagatttttagatttaagatacctaatatcattaaatcttctgatatagacatcgtacaataatttccaaaaaaagcattactggtttttgtgttcaccaacggttccgaaaattaaataacaaaaataaagcatttactaaacaaaattagtacaatgcagtggttatcagtcattatgaatgactcgctacaaaagtactacacgcacgcacacagctaCGCGCTGCGCCGCGAGAAGTCCGATAGAGATAGCAATGTTTCGTCCGATTTTTGGCTCGCGTCGAATTGCAGTTGCGCGCTGCTTACACCGGCCTCTTAAGTGCATAAACtgaattacatttttctttcggaaacatatttttttgcaattattttgatatttaaatacacGAATGGATATTGGGCTACCAGGCTTACGATGACGCATTTAAGATAAAAGTGATAAATTATAAGGCTTAATTAGCTTTATAAACCTATCATAACGCTGTTCAATCAATAACATACGTTGCATGAAAGGCCGAGTCACGAGTGGtattaggtcaccacgccaaacccagtgTCCACCTGTCGTGAGTTCGAACCCTGCGCAACACCTTTCTGTGccccacaaatgtttgttcggAGCTTGGATATTATGTGTATAtctcttgtgcatgtgacttgatgtTAGAGAAAGTTAAAGTTTCCTTTTGGTCAATGAAATATTGGTCTTGTTCTGGGAAAATTAGTCTGGTAGGACAGATCTCATTTAGAATTTTGTAGTTTcctataatacttttttttttcattctaattCTTATATTTCAAATACGACTGGAGTTTAGTGAAACACATTTTACATAAGTTTATGAATCACAAATCATCTCGAAACATCCCGCTAGAAAAACACAGACAAGCTCACACAATTTTATATTAGATGGCTATCTGGACACGAGTGTATAGTCCCTTAATAGTTTCAGAACATGAACGTATTGTCAATATAATAGGTATAGCATTCAAATTGTAATAGTGGTCGCAGAAATGTCGAAGCCATGGGTGTTGTGTATCGTCGCGTGCGCATGTGTTGCGGTGATCAGTGGAGGTAATTTTGtaagttataaattgttttctaaataatgttGTTGTATGTTTAGTAACTTCTTTGAGAGGTTTAAAAAGCTGATGATTTATTACGATAAGAGtatattaaacttttcttttaaggtagtttaataaatgaaagttCTAAAAATGGAAGATTATTGTCAGTATTGATCgccatgttttaaaatacaatgcaATGGTTATGTtaataagatttcttttttaaacctgGCTTCATGTTAAATGCTCCTATTTCCGAAtgtctttatttaaatcttccAAATGCACGATTGAACTTAATATTCATCGGCCCATACGGAGGTTCGCCTTAATGAAACTATGAAACTAAACTGCCTATCCCCAATCATAACAACATATTATTAAGAACTACATATTCACTTTCGACAGGGTGCAGCCATATGGAGTACTCGAGCAATCAACCAATGCGACGAGCCGAACCACAAGTTCAAGACCGTTATAAAACTGATGGACATCAACGAGACCCACGACGGGTTCTACGGGGATGTGGAGCTGGTTGAGGACTTCACGGAGGAGTATGGTGTACGTTCCTTCCTTTTACGTCATTTAGACTGGTCATGAATGAGATAGtgcgtttcggaaggcacgttaaattgtgggtcccgcctgttattcatacatctctgacagtcgttacaggcagtcagaagattgaaagtctgacaaccagtctgactaaggggtatcgtgttgcctaggtaactgggttgaggaggtcagatagacagtcgccccttgtaaaacactagtacttagctgaatccggttagtcTGGACGCTgactcaacatagttgggaaaaggctaggccaataatGAATGAGATAGAGGAACTAATGGGAGGCTTTCGTTAGCcattagaagaaaatatttctgGAAAGATTTAGCCCAGCAAAAGGAAGGCTGTACAGAGAATTAGAGAGTTTTACTATGTGGAgtatacctaaaataataataggcaGTTTGGATAATAGGTAAAAAAGTACTTTGTAGATTCTCATCCATATCAATAAAATCTGTTACAGGTGCGCCTAGACATAAGCAAATTAGTGGAGGACGAGTTCAAGCAGTTCGACGTGATATATGACGACAACTTGTTCAACTTCTTCGACAAGTACGCGCACAAGTATGTCGTGGGGTGCTTCAACGCTGTGGGCATTAATCCGCCTGCACTTCCCATTCCCAAGGTAACCGagatattcataatttataactatcATAATTCATTAACGTCCTAACATTAGTTTAACTAATGAATAGCTGCTAtagatcaaaaataaaatctctgGGTTTAGGTTCAAAAAACTATCCAATTAGCAGAGTAACATTTTGGTGGGGGTGGATCTCAGGAGATATAcaccacttcttaaagtaagacttttGCAATTGTGGAAACGAGGCAACAGACTACATGGCGATTAGCGCCATctctttatcatcatcatcatcaacgaTCACTGTCGTGGTAGTCCATCAGTGTTATCTACGGGAtaaattgctatgcattgccatGCACCGACTAAATGTGTGATATATTGCACGTGGTTGGCTTTAGTTAAAGTTCTATACTACCCACTTTCTCAAGGAAATGGTTGTCAATAAGAATTCCACCGcttaacaaaaaagttaagGGTCTTTTTTGTCAGGGAATTCTCATCATCATGctcatcgtcatcatcagcccatattcgtccactgctggacataggcctccccaaatGCACGTCATCGAGATCTTCTCAATTCTCATGATGCTATAATGACAGCAGAACATAACCAAATACTTACCAATACAGAAGACTTGACAACTagaatattttctaataaatttcaaatttgcagggtaactacaaaataaacgaaTACGTATACAGCAAGGAAATAATGCCGGGTTTGTTCGGGACCTACATGATCAAATTGTATATCGTCAAAGATAATTTGGACGAGGGTTGTATAGAAATACAAATTGAGGGTGAAGAGGTTGAACAGAAAACAGAAGAATAAAGGAGAAGAAATGCAGAAGATAGAAGAAAaccttctttttttattgtatggtCATTTCTTACGGACTTTTGCATGTGTTAACTCGATTTTAGGTGTAAAGTATGAACAATAAAGTTGCTTTGAACGACATTGTCGTTTTCTTTACgatcttggtggtagtagccttaggattaaaaaaactaatatatttatttagggtACAAGGTTGCTGGTTCAACcataagtaaaaaattaaactattttaaaaatatacacttgtttgattattttaaaacaccgCTGATAAACGGTGAAGGGAAGCTTTGTAAGGTAGCCCAGCTCAAAAGTATAGCAGAGAAGACCCGTAAATGAtcaataatagtaattaattattgttccTTCTTCATATGAAAGAGGCAACAGCCTCGCAGTGGTCCTTTAGTATTCATATACGGTAATGATTAAGCAACTTATATTTTTAGGTGTAAATCTATTTTTCTAAAAACGGTCCAACgaatagattaaataaaaactatttcttttttattattagccaTAAGTCAGACTCGACATAATTTATACCCAAATTAATAACCTGACTATGTAATACAAGTCATATTAATAACGCTATTTATATTAGTCAAATATCATAAAGAAGGAAAacagttcaaattgaaaatcaGGTTGTGAGctaaatatatgtttgttttatataaaggCATAGACAGGCTgtcagtataaaaaaaaacttttgggCGAATGCCATAAGTTTTGGAATAGATCCACATCTCCTTTTTTCCGGAGGAGAAATCTTCAAATTTCTTCTACTGCTTTAGGTTGAGAAGAAGTTAGTGTCAGACTTTGACCGCCTAAACACAAAATGTTATTTCCTTTGCCATTTGTACACGGGACCGCAGTTACCCTTTGGGACGATTCCTCTAGCAATAATATTTGCGCCTCAAAAAACAGTCGAAAAGCTTTcagtaaataagtttaaaacaaacttaCGAATTGTTTCGAATGAAAGTCAAAACATTTGCTGAGAATATTGAAATCATTACACgtgattttaaacaattaaaaaacattacaacGTTTCTGATGTATATACTGCGCTACGCATAGAGTAGCGCGCCCTCTAGTTTCAAAATTGGCAAAACAAAGGCTACCAGCACCTCTTACAGTTactgttgtggaagcaagatggcgcatCATGGCGTAGAGCGGAGTCTCTCTTTTAAAGCTCTAGCAAACTTTGGGGTTTGCTAGAACATTTAGCTAATAGGAGAATAAGTTGAGCCGTTCTTTCTCGCGCAGCAAGAGGACATAAGGAAGCGGTAAATGATTGACGAATCTGGATGAGTTAGTATCCATTATATTGAGACCTGAGCAAAGAGCTACTTAGTTGCCcagtttgaatttgtttttgagAACAGGTACAACCAAAAACCATTGAtatcaaaaaatcttttaaaaatgtccATTATAAAATCGTAATATAAATTCTgtagcaaaattaaataatattagctcCCAACTGTAAATATagttattacagaaaaaaataaacgtacTTCTAAACTTCATACACGgcctcaaataaatatataaaaaaaactccatACATAAAATGATTGCCCGGTAATTTCCAATTAAACATCACTACCCAATAAAGATGCTTATCACATGCTCATTACAGTAAAGATATGATCATTATTGCCAATGATCATGTcatgttatataattataatattatatattggCAACACTAACCGGGAACACTCATTGCGGTCATACTTTGTTAATATGTTTGTCTGGGTGTTTTGTAGCGTGCTTTGTTGTGCTTTCGTCACTGTGCTTGGTTCGGGAGATATTGTAAgactattcaaaataaatactttgtacaCCTACCTTTTTACTATCAAAGAAATTTGTCATATCAAATATAACGAAAATTCTGGTATGTATATATTAATGTTACTATAAGGCTGAGCCTCTACCAGAGTTACGTATCGAGGTATAGCTTTATAAGAACTAATAATCACTTCGTAAATCTgtgtaagaatatttaaataaagcgaATTCATTGGTTAATAAAACAACCCCCGTTAATCCATACACTTGTGGAAAAGCAGCTCAAAAGTCCTAATCGTTTTatcttcaacaaataaaaataaaaatcttctcGTTACCCAAAATATACGCCCGACATCCTTAATACTCCCTCACttccagggaccggacaaccccactttagagttaagccgtttgacagggtaacccgtacacggggtaactcatatcgcagtgttaccttttgttcgagttacatcctcgaaacccagcgaaatggttaacaccttcattatggtaaccacgtgaaggggttaaccccttcaataacttaaccctttgaagtggttaccttcacgaaaggcttttattcgtgttaccctgaattacccactaaacttgagctgcatacttgcaccctagcggcccctcattgctttactaagactacagctgattttcttctatcgccgacgcgtcgcgccgcgactcgcgcctctcggacaaactacctacgcgcgaaacgtcatataggtaactagctgttgcccgcgacttcgaccgcgtggttagaagatataagttaggaatttttgaacgaaagccctcgaagattaatatttttccccgtatttgccacattttccattaaatcttcgctcctattagttgcagcgtaattttatatacctagcctaaaaccttcctcgattattggtctattgaacacaaaatgagatcaaattttttagatgaaattatttataataatttaaaaaaaaatcgaatacaagttttttttcattttttgcattttctgagaagatttgacgggtgaattttcgattgaaaattagagttttttttatattaattcaaaataaggtgaaaaatttatatttttaatcaaataaattacagcgtatttgggacacaaaaaagtaagttttcaccaaatttcgttacaaaaataaatttttgtaaaagataaaaataaaaaaccacaatcttggttttttagatttttcacataaattttgaggttacgtgaaaaaaatgtaaacacaaaagttttagatctttttcttttagaactttgccatttgacttttttcgatacgaattttagttttgccggaaatcgataaaaaccgttttttactcttcaaacgtcactcccacccccttcccgacctcagatcacccgtaaattatttttcctttcatttttataatattcccctccttttctaatgggtttcatcctactattttttttttggttttaaaaattatcgaccctggtctacaagaatagacacgaaaaatatatatcacaacgtttgaaaagtgcgacaagcaaaattaaactgtaagatcatatccacaatgatttttattccatgtttacaagtcgctcggtaaatgcaacaatggcgccgctgggcggtaagatgtcacgtgcgctcgtggttatactattttcaaactaatgtctatgataaagagtgcatattgcattgtcttaggttggagtgggttaccctgttacagtgttacagggtagtaaagggtaacctgttcggaacagggttacagtaatccgttcgaaggtgtaacatatgtcatagggttttttcttgaagcgcttaaaaaaaccccttcaaaaaccctttcaatgagtatccggccggtccctgctcACTTCAATGTTAATCTAGAACAATTAATCTACGTTTCCCAGGGTCCAGGCATATGGGACGTGAAATACATCACGAAATGCGAGGAGGACGCCCACACGTTCAAGTTCGACGTCGTCAAGAAGAAGATCAACCGGACACACGACGGATTCAACGCAAACCTCAAGCTGGACCAGGAGTTCACTGATAAGTATGGAGTAAGTACTAATAGTGATCAAAtacattcatttattcaaacaaaacaaaaatgtatttctttcaTTCTGCAACGAATGCTCTTAGGTGCGGACTTTAATGCATACatgagtataaaataaattcattttagtataataaatgcgaaagtatctcggTCTGTCTGTCACTTTCACGCCAATACCACTGAAtcgatcaaaattaaatttggcaCATAGATGGGTTGAATGGGATGTAATAGGGTCAAAggctaaatataaaacttttttaaattggccCTAGGGTCCTGAAATTTGgcttgaatattgtttatttaaatataaaaactaaagtcAACGGGAACAAAGTTTCGGACAATAACTAATAAAGAGAAAGATAAATATCCTTGAAATATACCTATAATTTCGTCCTGTCATTCAGATCCGCGTCGAGATATGCAAGCACGTGGACGGCGGGTGCAAGCCGTACCAACTGCTGACGGACGACTGTTTGGTCAACTTCGTGAACAAGTACGCCGAAGATAACGTTGTAACGTGCTTGGAGTTCGCCGGCGTCGACCCGCCACAGTTCCCTATTAGCCAGGTATTTGTTTAACGAGATCAATAGAAAGCAAGACAACTATAGCACCGTTGCAAAAAATTGGGCTTGACTTCAAAAAGATTGAATAAAGACTTCCGGAAAACTTACTAttcatataaaagaaaaagaactttACAAATGTACTATAAAGTTTATTATCtaagttatcataaaaatatcgcGCTTCTTGGACTTTTCGTTCCTTGGAGTTTTCTCTATTCTTTTATTTCTCGTGATGAAACGACTCCAACACCTTTATAATTTATGGCTGAATagaataataacatattattcaGCTTTTTACATGAACTAGTATGATATTCAGCTGTTTCTCAGTGTCCCCACTGTTTACCTACTCTAATATTCcctacataataaaatttataatgttcCCAGGGCGAGTACCATCTAGAAGACTTTACCTTCGACTACTGCGAGCTTCCAACGGACTCCTTTTACGGCACATTCGGGGCGAAAGCGTTCATCTTGGAGGGGACCGTGGAAGTAGGATGCATAGAACTGCACGTGGAGTTCAAGGAGCTGAATGAGGATGAGGACGTGTGTCCTGAGAAGGAGGAGTGAAGATTTGAAAGGatagaaagatttttttgaaataaagttatgTTTCGGTGGAAATAAGGTCTTTTAATCCCTCTACCCCATTTTTTTATGGCAAAAAACggaaaatgttttgaatgtatatgcgtatttttgtaagtattatacttaagacaaaaatatacttCTTCGAGAAACGTGAGCTGCCTACTGCCTTTGGGCTTGGAGGTTGATTCTGTAGAACTGTAAGAGTTCAACGAGTTGCATGAATATGACGAAGCAAGTCCTAGGAAGTGAAGAAGGAAggatattcatattttaatagaaaaaaatcttctttcaTTAACCAATTAGacatttcgtaaataaaatgcttattaGAAGTAAATTGttgttcatttcttttttaactcaACCATACATAAAGTACAATCAAGAAGGAGCAAGAGTTATGGTATATGTATattgacaaattaataaataggaTTTGGATTTGCCCGGAGTTCTTGTAAAGactattgaaaaaaacataGTGATAACTCTATATCTGTGTTCAACGTTGTGAAGAGCAAATGAAGAGGTTGCTAAACTCGGGATATTAAACATTACACATACAAATGGAAACGACTAAAAGAGAGCATTCGTTTTCACATGCCAAATTGGACTTTAAATTAGCATCCTAAAGGGATTATCTGACATCATGTCACAATGACAATGACTCTCCTAGCAATTGGCcatgtatacatacatacatgtatacaccgtgatttttttagtcgtcttacaaaagcatcccagttcatgtatccaatgactagaacacgttcatgataaaaaaataggtatttatgagatttgaataaatttaaaatgcaatttttattcaatattatgatgcaattcgtagttttttaggaacacagctctgttgcgagcgctgtccgagccttgtaacaatggtaaGGGGTGCGGGCGGgagcgtttttatcatttttaagagtatatttcagatttctcttctttaatttttcttcgtacttattattttagttgatgataaaaaaattaaataatcgcgcctaggggtatttgtattttacgtcggattcatgaactgggctgcttttgtaagacgactaaaaaatcaccgtgtatacttaCTTTTTCATAGACATAATGTTCTTATGTACATTGCCTCATTGCGATTGAACTCAGCcattcaacattttcaattcattttcagCCAACAATGTTTTTTCAGACTGCCATATTAAGAAATTATGACGCAGGtgttttaagaaacatttaatttacatgcacaaagactctgAACAAGTATTAGAGGATAATAAGacatataaattcataaaatagaATAATCAAGGGCTGAAAGTAGATTTTGGAAAATTTCAACTCGTGacaaattttgtattatgtCACAAAATCTATTGAAACGTcgtctttgtaaaaaaaaagttattctatgagtttttgtattttcatgaTGGCCAGAGTCCGTTTAAACACGTTGTTTATAACTTATTCGATTTTTTATAGCATATTACATAGATTTGtaagatattgtattttagattttCCAAAATCTACTGCCAGCccttgtttcggaaggtacgttaaattgtgggtcccggc contains:
- the LOC113500312 gene encoding uncharacterized protein LOC113500312 produces the protein MSKPWVLCIVACACVAVISGGNFGAAIWSTRAINQCDEPNHKFKTVIKLMDINETHDGFYGDVELVEDFTEEYGVRLDISKLVEDEFKQFDVIYDDNLFNFFDKYAHKYVVGCFNAVGINPPALPIPKGNYKINEYVYSKEIMPGLFGTYMIKLYIVKDNLDEGCIEIQIEGEEVEQKTEE